The sequence below is a genomic window from Streptococcus oralis.
GGAGGATCACATCGTCATGCTGGTCCAGATAGTCCACCAAATCTATAAAAAATGGCTGCCGAGTCAAACGAGATGGATTAAAAATCTGAATCATGAAGATTCCTTTCTTTACATTCTAAAAGGGGGGATGCTGCTAGTTGACTAGGATTGGTCCCTGGTTGATTCAGAGGCACTGGAAGTTCGAGTTTCCTGTAGTATTCCCTCCAAAAATCACTGATCTCCTGCTCCCCGTCCCCAAATTTCATGGGAATAGTTTCAAAAATCGGTAGGATTTCAGCGATATACTGGGAGCAATAAAAGCCATTCCCATCTGGATAAAAAGAGGCATTATAGGGTGCACCCAAATGTTTGCTAGCTCTCTCTTTTACCAAGTCAGCTTCCAGCTCTGGATAGACA
It includes:
- a CDS encoding YiiX/YebB-like N1pC/P60 family cysteine hydrolase; translation: MLENGDLIFVKDLSDMGQAIQASTGNYSHVAIFLDGFIYHASGKAGVICQEPAEFFEPTHLYDLYVYPELEADLVKERASKHLGAPYNASFYPDGNGFYCSQYIAEILPIFETIPMKFGDGEQEISDFWREYYRKLELPVPLNQPGTNPSQLAASPLLECKERNLHDSDF